ataaatgggccggtgggccgtgccatgcctgggccgtgccgtgccggcacgctACAGTaaacgtgccgtgccgtgccagcccacgggctgAGGCATCGGCCCAAACACGGCACGggataacgggccgtgccggcacggcccacaGGCTgacgtgccgtgccgggcctgGGCTGGCTACAGTACTGTCGtgctcgggccggcccggcttggcacggcccatttggccaggtATATCGTGTCCTGGTTGGGCCAAATGTCGGTAATGAGTTGCACCTGGGCCCATGAATCAGTAACTCCACGTTTCTATGTTCCCATTTTCCAGATATTTAGGCGTTACTTTGGATTTtgttctcactcaaatttaacttgacgaaatatataagaaaaaaaagggaaacatTTATATCAGAATTAGTTTCAGACTATCAGTAAGGATTTGTTTGAAATTAAAGTCCGTTTAGCTTTTGTTAGACGGAACAAACCAGCATACTGGTTGCATTGATATCCATCTAGGTCACCTCCCACATGTGGCTGAACGgactactagaaaaataattttttacaACGAGGCCTATAAAATTTATAGGTGGACCATATTTTAGCTGCGATTATCCACCTGCGCAGTTACGTAGAGAGGGATCCGATTTTCCCCCACTCACAGACGGATGGTTTAAAGGGATCGCCTGCAATAATATTCTTAATTTTCACAGGTGAACCACTAAAACCCCCGCCTGCAAAAACCGATTGCCGGACAACccactaaaaaaacaaatcctcaCGTATGTCCTTATCCCCAAGTCTCCAAAAATCTAAGTTTACCACAACCACTCCCTGTctatccttatcctctccctctccctctccttaccatcctctccctctccctctccttacCGCGTGCAAGCCCAGCTACAAAGAGCAGCGATAGTTCGGCAAGGAGGAGGGCCGAAGGCGGCGACAAAAAGGATGGCAGGCGGCAGCCGCCGCTTGACGAGGAGCGGCGATGAGGAAGAACGCCCACGATGGTGGCGGCTTGGCAAGGAGAAGGAGGGCTGGCAGCAGATTGACTCCTCCACTCCCGCCAGTGGCAGTGGCTCTGCACAAGGGTGACGGCGACCTACTTCCGCACCGAGCTAACCGTATCGACCAACGGCTATCTCTAGAGCTCCTTCGTTGTTCTTGTTCCTCTAAATCCAGATCTAAaaattctctttttttcctttgtggCTTTCTACTAAAAGCCGGGTATTTGACCTCTagtctaaaaaaaattctctctttttttctctgtttATCTGGAATATGGGAATCTTGTTCTTCTCATCTGAGTTGTGACATTTTATATGAAATATGTGAATTTTGTTCATCTTATTTGTGTGGTgacatttgatttgatttgtatTGTGCTTGATCTGTGCAAATGGCAGCTGAATGGGGATATTTTCAAATGtacttttacttttttttgccGAAAATTATTAACATAGGCGGTTAGTTTTATCTACTCACCTGCAAATATCACATTTTCACTGGCGGACGGCTTAAAAcagccgcctgcgaaaatgattttttGTAGGCAGACAAGAGGCCCACAAGCAAAAATCGTTGATTTTCATAGGCCTTAGGTGCAGGCTGAGGTTTTggtcacatgaaaaaaaaaatatattagtagtGACGACAGCATGAAATCCACCATCGCATGCCAACACGAAGTCCAGCAACCCGAAATCCTCATGCACGGCTGCGCCCTAGCAATGCGAAATCCACCAGCAACTGGCTCCTGCTTCTTCTTCAGCTCAGCACCGGCAGGGCTCTACTGCAACGACACACATATCTCCATCTCAACCAATTCACTGTCCGTCCTCGTTGTCTTCCATACAAGGCCATGCATCTatccagcagcaacagcagctcaGGTTATCTATCAAGAAATCAAGACAAGGCTTTGATTTCCATGATTTTCAAAACTCCATCGCTGCATGCACTCCATCTACATTTTGTTTTTGTGATCAATACTCTTCATAAGAAGAGTGCGACTCTCCATCCTCAAACCGGGTGAAATGCGGCAGCCACCCAGCATTTTGCACACACGATTTCCCAATGCACCACAAATTTCTGTACACATAATTTCAATCCACCTTTCAAGCAAATCACTCAAAAACACACCAGCTATTCTAAATAATCTGGCCTGCCCAAATTACTGACAGTGTTAAATTATGTCATAAACAACAGGTACTTCGTACCTCACAGCATGTCAGCATCAGCTGAGCATGCAACTTGAATATTTGTaactctcttttctcttttgaaagGAACAAGAGGAACAATATTGCAGCAGAAAGAGACAAAAGACAGGGTAAGGTTAAAATCTTCTCCTCAAGTGCAATAGAATTACCAGATGGACAAGATAGATAATTCTCCACCGGCAATCTATGGAAGATGAGTTAACAGCAGGCTTCACTTTATCGATTTAGCCCATTTGATCGGAGGTCACCGAATctcgaaatttcagaaatttcggtccgaaattttgaacaaaatttagttgaatttgaacaaatgttaccaaaattcatgaaaaatttgaaaaatttcggccgaagtaatatcgtatcggaggggaccgaaataaccaaaatttcggtccgaaatttccaaccctggttaacaacagaacaaaaaaaaatggggTTTAAGTCTTAAATTAAGCAACATTTGGTGAAAGATGCCTCGTAAATCGCAATCCAGTTGATGGTATCATCATAAGGCATAACCACTAGAGATGAACCTCAAAGTAGAAGAATCCAAATGATTATACATAATCTGATGATAATTGACTTTACAAAGCTAATAATTAACTCTATGAAATTGGAAGTACTAAACTGTGGTACCAGACAGAACAAAACACTTCGTTTAACATCCAAAAGACATGTATAAGATTCCAAACAAAACATGAACTTGCTCAGATATTAGTGATTCTAACTAGCATCAAAGGAATTATTGAGCAAAGTAGTGCACTGTAACATCAACATGTAAAACAGTGAAGGTAAAGTACGATACCATACTACCAGATAGATCAAAGCGTCCAGTTAACATATAAATCACATTGGTATGATTGCAAACGATTGCATGAACTTGCTCACATATCACTGGTTCTGACAAGCATCAACGAAAAATTTAGCAAAACAGTGCAACATAACATCATCATCGTCCAACAACAAATGAAACGCATAGCAGACACAGTAGTTCTTAGTTGTCATCCAGAAAACATAATTTGACATTTGCATGATAGATAACACTATTCAAGCACTAATTTCAACACTTCTCAAGACAGTATAATCAAGTCCGCTGTCCAATCTTCAATAAAAGGGAAGCCGAAACTCTAACATGAATACCATGAAGCTGCAAACAGAGCACTAACCACTTCCAAAGATATTTGTCTTGGATCACAAAATGACATGGAAATGCATCTTTTTCTTTCAGTAGTCCGTGAAAGGGTCAAAACGAGAAAAATCAGATCCTCTCTTGAAGCTCCAAATGTTACACTCTTCAGGTTCTGTACTTGGGGTGACCAGGACTAAACAACCAGTCGGCCGTTTTGCAGCCCTCAGAACCTCCACCTTGGAACGCACCTCATCCATCGAAGAAAAACTTCCAGTGTCAAACAAAATGACCACTATCTTCAGCACCCGCGTAGTCTCGAAGAAAAACTTGAGAAAGTTAACCTCACTCCGAGTGCCATGAAAATCATGGAAAACAATCATCTGGATGCTTGACCGAATGCACTCGATGGGACCAGACTCCTGCCAGAACTTGAAGTTGAGCTTGCCAGTGGTTTCATCAGTTTTTCCAGACTGCAAATTGGTTAGATCAGTCACCAGAGATTTGTTCATCAGCTAGTGATGACAGATTAAGATGCAAATGAATGTGGATGGAGGTGTAATTTCACCTTGATGTGGAGCCTCTCAATGTTGGGAAAGCATCTGAGGACATTGGGGATCATCTTGGCATCGTTGCGGACACCGAAACGCACCTCCAGAGCAAGGATCTTGACGTTTGGTACCATATTGCTTGGGCTCACCTTTGTCGCGGACTGCAATCACAGAACAAAATGCACCCAATTAAGgctgaaaaatcacaaattgcCATCGTTATATTTAAGAAGTTGTGGAATTGAAACGAGCAATGCACCTTGATGGCGGTTTTGCCAACCACAAGAACGTTCGCTGCAGGGTCCAAGTACCCAAACACGCGCAGAGCCGGCGCATTCCCAATCTTGACGCTGCCGGAGGAGGCGCCGTCATGCCTCCATGTGCCGGAGACGATGAGGCGCTCAAGGCACGGCGTGTCCACCACGGCGATCTCCTCGTAGGAGGAGCCGATGATCTGCGCGCACCGGAGGCTGCGGCTGGCGAGGCGGATGCGCATCCTGAACAGGTTCCCCTTGATGCAGAGCGTCTCCAGGACGGGGCTCCTGGCGAGGACGAAATCCATGTCCTGCGTGTCCATGACGACGCTGCAGAGGCCGAGCTCGCGGAGGTTGGGGAACGAGACGCCGCGCGGGAGGTCAGCCGTGGCGGGGAACTTCCAGAGGCCGAGGTAGAGGCGGGTGAGCGTGGCCATGCCGAAGAAGGTGGCGGGGAGGCCCAGGTCGAGCGGCCACGGGCGGTTCACGAGGACGAGCTCCTGGATGCCCTTCATGGCGAGCACCTGGAGCCAGTTCGCGAGCATGCCCTGGAACTCCTCCATGCAGCTGGACGTGAGGTGGACGCACCGGAACGGGCCCGGGTGCGCGCCCATGACGCGGGACACGGCGTGGGTGACGCCGcgtgccgcctcccgcgccTTCTTGGAGGAGTCGTCGGGAGCGccgggggcggcggaggaggaggagaggaggtgggcgTCGACGAGGACGAGCGGCGTGGAGCGCCAGAGCGGGCGCCAGCGGCGGGAGAGCGCGGCGGTGCGCGCGGCGTCCTTGACGGGGAGGCGGGAGACGACCCTGCGGAGGAGCGCGTCGGGGAGGGCGCTGATGCGGTCGACGGCGTCGTGCGGGGCGAGCGCGTagaggcgcgcggcggcggagacgggcgGGTCGGGGAGGGCGTAGTGGATGTAGGAGAGCACGCGCGCCACCGTCCCCTGCACGTCGTCCGGGtcgtccccgcgccgccggaACTCGGCCGCCATCGCGCGGCCCATGGGGACGGGCGGCACGCGGGTGTCCAtggtcgccgctcgccgccgccggggccggaAGGGAACTAGGGAAGGGGACGAGCCGACGAGGGTTTGGGGCGTCGTGTGGTGTGGactgtggagtggagtggaggcgAGCTCTGGTGTGTGTAGGCGGAGTGGGAGGTGCTGGTTTGTCTTGTAGTGGGGTAGTTTGGTCGGGATGCGAGGAAACCTAGGGTTTcggtggtttggttgggccaAATTTCGGATGCAGATTGCTCATGGCCCAAACTCTCTCcgtcacaaaataaatatataagatacTTTTTACACGTTACTATATTTATAtcataataagtttatttttgatttatatgtgttaaatatttaaccgttcatcttactaaaaaaatataaaaatatatttagtcacatataaaatattattcatgttttatcatttaatatcagcagcataaaaaatttaaataagacaaagaGTCAAACGTTATATCTAAAAActgaaaaatgaactttttACGAGACGAACATAGTAAGAAATATCTCATCCTATCTTAAATTGTTGATAAAATTTCCTTAAGAAAATACCTCGAGTAACTTAAAAGTGTGGTACCTCCCAATATTTTCTTAAGGATAGTAAAATTGCCCTAGAttgtttattttgggatggaggaggaAATCGGTCACTTTGTTCTTCCTAATGCAAGGTACACTCGACTCACAATTCTTGCTAGAATTTTGCGATGGATAGATTTTGCTAGAATTTATAGACACCGATATAATTCTTGCGAAATTCCCGTAATATTCATGTGTTCCAATGAAGTCCTTCGAAAAATGTCTATTTTGCCTATACTTAAATTTGGGGAGTTCAATGTAGTATAGAAATTGTTTCGAAAATTATGAAGTGCTACGGGTATATCACTATGATTCGTGtgataattactccctccagtcACGAGAATATGTTGATTAGGGTTTGTTACAAGTAAGActttggccgtgtttagttttccctctattcccaactttccatcacatcgtatcacatcaaaactttcctacgcatataaacttccaactatttttctaaactcccaactttcttcaaacttccaacttttttcaggaattaaacacaccctttaaaaacaaagaaaacaaatactccttccatcccaaaatataagcatttttagatcTTGTCATTGTTTTCGAGATGctattttgaccaacaatttgtataaaaataaaatattttaaataacaAGAGTCGCATATTATAATAGTttattaatgataaatctagtaacatcaattttatatgatttattttttttattttattgctattaatagtcaaagttaaaaattgTTGATTTAGCACTATActgaaaatgcttatattttggaacggaggaagtatataggaTCCAATAACGCTAAACCACGTGCACGTGTGCCATAATATACACGCTATGAGTACAAAAGATTTCGCAGGTATATCCTGCACACCGTGGCCATCTTGATCTGAAAATATTTCCGgggttttcaaaaaaaaaaattctagagtTGCAGCGACAACATTAGTCAACGCAGCAGGCTTTCTAGGCCGAGTTtatttccaaactttttcttcaaacttttaactttttcatcacatcaaaactttcctacacatacaaactttcaacttttttgtcacatcgttccaatttcaaccaaactttcaattttggcgtgaaaaCACACCCCTAGTTTCTTTATTTCATCTTCTAAGGACGAATGGCAGATATAATTCTCCTGTATGATCTGCAAAGAAATGTATTGAAAGAAGATCATAACTGTTGGCATTCAAAGTTAATCATCAAACTTTTGTATAAATTCGATTCACATTCCACAATAAAGTTTATTCACATTCCAGTATTCCCCAGTAGAAGACCAATAGATAGACCACGGGAGTTCTGATAAAAACAgacttttcactttggactttGAGACGTCCACTACCAATCAGAACTGCAACTCTCCAAGCAACAGAATGCGCTACTAGATGGAACAGAAACTTCATAAAATGTGGTAAAGGAAATTGGTAATGCAGCATATAAACATGAATTAGCTTTGATATCTCTGATTTTTACCAACACGAAGGCACAATTTTAATTAGCAGAAACTGTGTGACGTCACATGCTCACAGGTCAATACAGCATTCATCTTAGTCAAAAGAGAGTCCTGTTAAAGATACTACCAGACTGAAGAACTCTACCGAACCTCAAAACGCAACCAGAAAAAAGAAATGCAGAAGTTATGGAAGAAAAATAATCCCTCTCACGCAGAAACTGCAACAGAACACTAGCAACTACCAGAGATGTCAAACTTCGAAGATCGGATGATGATTGTCAAAGGGTCCACAAATCTCTGATGAAATTGACCTTACAGAAATCCATACCAATCAGGACTGCAACTCTACAAGCAGTAAAATGTTCTACCAGATGGAACAAAAACTTCATGAAATGTggaaaaagaaattggcaagcCAGCGTACAAACATGAAGTAATTTTGATATCTCTAATTCTTACCAGCACAACAGCAGGATGGCACAAATCTAATTAGATAGAACTGTGTGATGTCACATGATCAATGCCAGGTCAATACAACATTCATCTGAGATAACATTTGTCTTCTGCTGGAAAGACAATACTGTTGGAGTTGCTACAGGATTGAGAGCACTGATAAATCTCAAAATTGGAACAAAAAACAGCAGAAGTCAAGGAAGCAAAACAATCCCTCTCATTTAGAAACTGCCACAGAACACTAACAACTTCCAGAGATGTCAAGCCGAGAAGATCGGATGATGATCGCAAAAGGGTCCATAAGTGAAAAATCACATCCTCTCTCAAAGTTCCAATTGCTTTCTCCTGCACTAGCATCACTCTCAAGGACCACTAGTGAACAACATTTACTAGCCCATTTTGTGGCGAACAGAGGCTTCAGTCTGAAATTTGCCTCATCTGTCGATGCAAATGTTCCTTTGGGAGACACAATTATCAGCTTCTTCAGCATCCGCGCACTCTCAAGGACAAATTTGAGGAAGTTAATCTCACCCCGCGTTGCTCGGAAACGACGAAAAATCATCACGGTAATGTGAGACTGGATGCATTCGATGGCGCCTGCATCCTGCCAGAACTTGAGGTTCAGCTTGCCAGTGAGCTCATCAGTTTTCCGGGACTACAAATGAGTCAAACAATCGCACACTTGAAAGTTAGAGATGGATAATTCAGCCAACCAAGTAGAACATTTTTAGATAATACTCGTAACTAAGTAGTATATGAACGCTAAATCAAGCAAGCTGTGTCTCACTTCGACGTGCAGAGTCTCAACATTAGGAAAGCATCTGAGGAAACTGGGCAGCATCTTGGCTTCATTGCGGACTCCGAAACACACAATTATGCCAAGGATCTTCACACTTGGAACCATGGTGCTTGGACTAGCCCTTGTTCCAGCCTGCAATTTTGCCAATATGCAATGTTGTAACAAAATCAAAGAAGAAACTTCACACATTGGCATCGATCAGCAATCCACACATTTTGACCATCTGCACTGAACAGATTAACGGTCATACCTTGATAATAGTGTCGCCGATCTCCAGCACATGGGTTTCCAGATCAAGGTATCCAATTGCACGCAGCGAGGGAGCACGGCCAATCTTTACCAGCATGGAGGAGCCACAGGAGTAGAGCATGATGAGGCGCTCGAGGCGGGGCGCGTTGACCACGTTGACATCCTGGTCGAACCCCATCATCATCAGGCACCGGAGGCTGCGGCTGGCGACGCGGACGCGCTGAAGCGTGTTGGCCTGGAGGCAGAGCGTCTCCAGAACGGGGCTCCTGGCGAGGACGAAGTCCATGTCGTGGTTGGTGATGCCGATGAGGGAGAAGCCGAGGTCGCGGAGGTTGGGGAAgcaggcggcgcgcgggagCGCGGCCGTGTCGGGGAACTTCCAGAGGCCGAGGTAGAGGCGGGTGAGGGTGGCCATGCCGAAGAAGGTGGCGGGGAGGGTGAGGTCGGCCGGGAACGGGCGGTTGACGAGGATGAGCTCCTGGATACCCTTGACGGCGAGCACCTGGAGCCAGCTCGCGAGCAGACCCTGGTACTGGTCCATGAAGCTGGAGgtgaggtggaggcggcggaacGGGCCGGGGTGCGCGGCGATGACGCGGGACACGGCGAAGGTGACTGCGCGGGCCTCCTCGCGCGCGGCGTcggtgtcggcgtcggacacgccggcggggaggaggtCGGCGTCGACGAGGACGAGCGGGGTGGAGCGCCAGGCGTCGCGCCAGCGGGAGGAGAGCGCGGCGGTGCGCGCGGCGTCCTTGACGGGGAGGCGGGAGACGATCCGGCGGAGGAGCGCGTCGGGGAGGAGGCTGAGGCGGTcgacaccgtcgtcgtcgtcgtcgggcggGAGCGCGGAGAGGCGGGCGTGGGAGGAGACCGGCGCGTCGGGGATGGCAAAGTGGATGTAGGAGAGGACGGTGCCGATGGAGCTCTCGACGTCCTCGGGGACCTGGCCGCGCTGCCGGAACTCGGCCATGGTGGCCTCGTCCATGGGGATGGGTAGCACCCTCGTGTCCATGTCCGCCGCCCACCGAGCCGACGCCGGAAGGGAAGAGGGTTTGGGCTGTGGGGATTTGGGGTTTTGGGTGATGTGTTTTGTCTGGTAGTGGAGCTGAATTCTGGATTGGTGTCTGGTCGTCTCATGATCAGGGGAGCTTTGCGCCTTTGCAAAACATGGAACTTTCAAACATTTTACCGGCACTTTCGCTAGTACACTCTCAGTCGTAAATATAATACAGAGTAATgtcgttaacttttttttttttagaattacacagtacaacgcagacactcacaacgcacgcgcactcaccgctatgaacacacgcacgcaaaccctagagagattgacgaagtcaccacaggcgcctgcAAACcctggagagattgacgaagtcaccacaggcgcctcgctgtcgacgggtacgtcacctaccactgaaagcacaacgctgttaaatcctggaaaagtcgctcccatggggagtcgaacccaggaccttaGGTGCTACtaaggctcttgtaaccactaggctacaggccctttcgcAATGTCGCTAACTTTTGAACATATATTTAACCACTCAGCTTAttgaaaaattttatgtaaacgTATAAGATTTAAATTATGCTTAAATCAGGGGTGAAGCTAGCATAAATAATCACCAGGGTCAACACTAACCAGGTCTATTTATCAACCAAAACCAATGGAAAACGACACTATTTCGATGTTTCGATGTGGGACGAAAGTAGATTAGAGTGAAATTTCGGATAGTTTTcgagaattcaaatttgaaacggcaAAAGTCAAACGAAATTAATCAAATTTTGGCAAAGAAAAGTCATATGGTCGGGTTCGGAATCCGATATTAAATCGAAGAGGTGAACTCTGATACAAACATAGTTTGTTTGAACGTAGCTAACCATTCCCTCCCAACACGTAAAATGGAGCGAggattagcacatgattaattaagtattagcttaaaaccttaaaaatagattaatatgattttctaaaagtaaCTTTTCCATAGAAATTATTTTGCTAGGGAATTTGAGAAGTTGTGGGCCACTAGGCTTATGCATGATCTCAAATTTGAAAGATTCAAATGAATATGCATATTCGGCTGATGTATAATCATAAGTGCTAgctaattttctattttttaccGCTAGCATCGTTCCTAGTTGTCAATTGGGTTTTAACACGACAATTAACAATTAATGTCACTGGGGTCTAATCTTTCTTATCACCGGTGTCATAGCCagtaaaataaagagaaaatccTTTGTATACCTCTAAAAATTTTAGCTAATCATTTATATGCCCCcgaattttgcttacttccttgtatactttcaaattttgattttgatcccttccacacccctcccgtcagttgaccgtgaGTTGACCATCtaaattctataaaaataaCCATTTTATCCTTTGAATGAATATAGAAATTTATGAATATATTACTGAAAATGTAAAAGTCTGTTACGAGTTTGCTGTCTGATACATTATTTATGAAAAATAGATAATTAactaaaaatatgtatttattttgtttttaaaaattcataaaaaattagGAGCAATCATATAAAGATAGGACTACTAATGctcatgatatttttttatgaatgctcttgataaaaaaaagttcattgtccaattaaaattttaaacaatAATTTTACTTTATTACATTTTttgattttcaaaatttatgtcaaaattttttgcactaattatttattctcattagtttcataaaatacACATactgtgcactcaaacaaaattttcaatcgtttttcaagtttatattcAAACCTAAATCATCAAGGGCATAAAAGACATTTTCAACCAATTGTAACAGTGAAAGGAAGGAAAATGTAACGataggggcatggaagggatcaagttAAAATTTCTAAGGTATAGAATGAATTGggaaaatttcaggggtataaaGGGGATCGGGTGAGTTTTCAAGGGTACACAGAgaatttactctaaaataaaGAGGGCATATAAAGTTCATAGAAAATTGTCGGTGTCCCGATAAATAATTGTAGTGTTGCCCTGGCTTAAACTACTTTGTGGGGTAAAATaactcaacaaaaaaaattataattacatattttttttagtaagtcgaatggtcaaatatataataaaaattcaacggcatcatctattaaaaattgGAGATAGTATAAATTTGCATGAACACTTATTGAGATTTATATGTaaagtggttatattttgagacaaaggtagtacttattttaaaataatagaAGTTTAAGATTTATAGAGCATGTTTGACACGGCTC
This window of the Oryza sativa Japonica Group chromosome 4, ASM3414082v1 genome carries:
- the LOC4335172 gene encoding F-box/LRR-repeat protein At3g26922 produces the protein MDTRVPPVPMGRAMAAEFRRRGDDPDDVQGTVARVLSYIHYALPDPPVSAAARLYALAPHDAVDRISALPDALLRRVVSRLPVKDAARTAALSRRWRPLWRSTPLVLVDAHLLSSSSAAPGAPDDSSKKAREAARGVTHAVSRVMGAHPGPFRCVHLTSSCMEEFQGMLANWLQVLAMKGIQELVLVNRPWPLDLGLPATFFGMATLTRLYLGLWKFPATADLPRGVSFPNLRELGLCSVVMDTQDMDFVLARSPVLETLCIKGNLFRMRIRLASRSLRCAQIIGSSYEEIAVVDTPCLERLIVSGTWRHDGASSGSVKIGNAPALRVFGYLDPAANVLVVGKTAIKSATKVSPSNMVPNVKILALEVRFGVRNDAKMIPNVLRCFPNIERLHIKSGKTDETTGKLNFKFWQESGPIECIRSSIQMIVFHDFHGTRSEVNFLKFFFETTRVLKIVVILFDTGSFSSMDEVRSKVEVLRAAKRPTGCLVLVTPSTEPEECNIWSFKRGSDFSRFDPFTDY
- the LOC4335173 gene encoding F-box/FBD/LRR-repeat protein At1g13570; protein product: MDTRVLPIPMDEATMAEFRQRGQVPEDVESSIGTVLSYIHFAIPDAPVSSHARLSALPPDDDDDGVDRLSLLPDALLRRIVSRLPVKDAARTAALSSRWRDAWRSTPLVLVDADLLPAGVSDADTDAAREEARAVTFAVSRVIAAHPGPFRRLHLTSSFMDQYQGLLASWLQVLAVKGIQELILVNRPFPADLTLPATFFGMATLTRLYLGLWKFPDTAALPRAACFPNLRDLGFSLIGITNHDMDFVLARSPVLETLCLQANTLQRVRVASRSLRCLMMMGFDQDVNVVNAPRLERLIMLYSCGSSMLVKIGRAPSLRAIGYLDLETHVLEIGDTIIKAGTRASPSTMVPSVKILGIIVCFGVRNEAKMLPSFLRCFPNVETLHVESRKTDELTGKLNLKFWQDAGAIECIQSHITVMIFRRFRATRGEINFLKFVLESARMLKKLIIVSPKGTFASTDEANFRLKPLFATKWASKCCSLVVLESDASAGESNWNFERGCDFSLMDPFAIIIRSSRLDISGSC